The proteins below are encoded in one region of Pseudomonas putida S13.1.2:
- a CDS encoding PepSY-associated TM helix domain-containing protein, translating into MAKSPKKSKSRLWFLVHSWLALPIWFFVLIVCFTGMLAVVSQEIVWLADPAVRANKPDADVERLSFQQVLEALNKAEPDMVVERLSQPDGSHFAVKASVTLPDGTSPTLYVNPYTAAIQGKTPDFNFEAFTRALHGWWLVPFTNGFSWGWYLVSLLGLPMLASLVTGLVVYKKFWKGFFKPVRTGHGSRIFWGDVHRLAGVWSIWFIAVIAITGTWFLIQAILFDNHITISSRPIVPVIAREEVPQTQDGSPASRIDLDEAARIAGLAIPGLEVNAISLPATAYSHITLSGPGWYPLMFQSASVNPYTSNVDSQFLISDRSALEFVTESMRPLHTGDFGGLPIKLIWFFFGLILTLMVLSGLLIWTKRTAQATAAALKRSERAPRAARSETTVEIHS; encoded by the coding sequence ATGGCCAAATCACCGAAAAAATCCAAATCCAGGCTGTGGTTCCTGGTCCATAGCTGGCTCGCCCTGCCGATCTGGTTCTTTGTGCTGATCGTCTGCTTTACCGGCATGCTCGCCGTGGTCAGCCAGGAGATCGTCTGGCTTGCCGACCCGGCCGTGCGTGCCAACAAGCCCGACGCAGACGTCGAGCGTTTGAGCTTTCAGCAGGTGCTGGAAGCTTTGAACAAGGCCGAGCCGGACATGGTGGTAGAGCGCCTGAGCCAGCCGGATGGTTCGCACTTCGCAGTAAAAGCCAGTGTCACCCTGCCTGACGGCACCAGCCCAACGCTGTATGTAAACCCCTACACAGCGGCCATTCAGGGCAAGACCCCGGACTTCAACTTCGAAGCCTTCACCCGCGCCCTGCATGGCTGGTGGCTGGTGCCGTTCACCAACGGTTTCAGTTGGGGCTGGTACCTGGTGTCATTGCTTGGCCTGCCTATGCTGGCTTCGCTGGTCACCGGCCTGGTGGTGTACAAGAAGTTCTGGAAGGGCTTTTTCAAACCCGTGCGCACCGGCCATGGCTCGCGGATTTTCTGGGGTGACGTGCACCGCCTGGCCGGGGTGTGGTCGATCTGGTTCATTGCGGTCATTGCCATCACCGGCACCTGGTTCCTGATCCAGGCGATCCTGTTCGACAACCACATCACCATATCCAGCCGGCCCATCGTGCCGGTGATTGCCCGTGAAGAAGTGCCACAGACCCAAGATGGCAGCCCGGCCTCACGCATCGACCTGGATGAGGCAGCGCGCATCGCCGGCCTGGCGATCCCGGGGCTGGAGGTGAATGCCATCTCGCTTCCCGCCACCGCCTACAGCCACATCACCCTGTCCGGCCCGGGCTGGTACCCGTTGATGTTCCAGAGTGCTTCGGTAAACCCGTACACAAGCAATGTCGACAGCCAGTTCCTGATCAGCGACCGCTCGGCGCTGGAGTTCGTCACCGAATCCATGCGCCCGCTGCACACCGGCGACTTCGGCGGCCTGCCGATCAAGCTGATCTGGTTCTTCTTCGGCCTGATCCTGACCTTGATGGTGCTCAGCGGCTTGCTGATCTGGACCAAACGCACCGCCCAGGCCACCGCCGCCGCCCTCAAACGCAGCGAGCGAGCCCCCCGTGCGGCACGCAGTGAAACCACCGTGGAGATCCACTCATGA
- a CDS encoding lysine N(6)-hydroxylase/L-ornithine N(5)-oxygenase family protein, protein MSQSSQQETIKDLIGVGFGPSNLALAIALEELAESQGYALDALFIDKQQDYRWHGETLATQSELQISFLKDLVSLRNPTSPYSFVNYLHQKQRLADFINLGTFYPCRLEYNDYLRWAAEHFATQAVYGQEVLRIEPEVQAGRVEHLRLVSRDAQGREYSRRTRSVVVGSGGTPKIPEKFGAFKDDPRVFHHSQYLSSLNTLPCTAGKPMRIAVIGSGQSAAEAFIDLNDSYPSVKVDMILRGSALKPADDSPFVNEIFSPDYTDLVYNEPADQRSKLLGEYHNTNYSVVDLNLIERIYGILYRQKVAHQHRHNVLCRRQVEAVVATREGLELTLRDLATGQQQTHRYDAVILATGYERRSHRDLLAPLAGYLDDFSVDRNYRVLASPDLQASVYLQGFCETSHGLSDTLLSVLPARAAEIGRALYQDLAQVHGKPQPAVALTRA, encoded by the coding sequence ATGAGCCAGTCCTCACAGCAGGAAACCATCAAAGATCTGATCGGCGTGGGCTTCGGCCCTTCCAACCTGGCCTTGGCCATTGCCCTGGAAGAACTCGCCGAGTCCCAGGGCTACGCCCTCGACGCACTGTTCATCGACAAGCAGCAGGACTACCGCTGGCACGGCGAAACCCTGGCCACCCAGAGCGAGCTGCAGATCTCGTTCCTCAAGGACCTGGTGTCATTGCGCAACCCCACCAGCCCCTACAGCTTCGTCAATTACCTGCACCAGAAGCAGCGCCTGGCCGACTTCATCAACCTCGGCACCTTCTACCCCTGCCGCCTGGAGTACAACGACTACCTGCGCTGGGCCGCCGAACATTTTGCCACCCAGGCGGTGTACGGCCAGGAAGTGCTGCGCATCGAACCTGAGGTGCAGGCTGGCCGGGTCGAGCACCTGCGCCTGGTTTCGCGCGACGCCCAGGGCCGCGAATACAGCCGCCGAACACGCTCGGTGGTGGTCGGCAGCGGCGGCACGCCGAAAATCCCGGAAAAGTTCGGTGCCTTCAAGGACGACCCGCGGGTATTCCATCACTCCCAGTACCTGAGCAGCCTGAACACGCTGCCGTGCACCGCCGGCAAACCGATGCGCATCGCAGTGATCGGTTCGGGCCAAAGCGCCGCCGAGGCATTCATCGATCTCAATGACAGCTACCCGTCGGTGAAGGTCGACATGATCCTGCGTGGCTCGGCCCTCAAACCCGCCGACGACAGCCCGTTCGTCAACGAGATCTTCTCGCCGGACTACACCGACCTGGTCTACAACGAACCGGCCGACCAGCGCAGCAAACTGCTGGGCGAATACCACAACACCAACTACTCGGTGGTGGACCTCAACCTGATCGAACGCATCTACGGCATCCTGTACCGGCAGAAGGTCGCCCACCAGCACCGTCACAACGTGCTGTGCCGCCGCCAGGTCGAAGCTGTGGTAGCTACCCGCGAAGGCCTGGAACTGACCCTGCGCGACCTCGCCACCGGCCAGCAGCAAACCCACCGCTACGATGCCGTGATCCTCGCCACCGGCTACGAGCGCCGCTCGCACCGTGACCTACTGGCGCCGCTGGCCGGTTACCTGGACGATTTCAGCGTCGATCGCAATTACCGCGTACTGGCCAGCCCCGACCTGCAGGCCTCGGTGTACCTGCAGGGCTTCTGCGAGACCAGTCACGGCCTGAGCGACACCCTGCTCTCGGTGCTGCCGGCCCGCGCTGCGGAAATCGGCCGAGCGCTGTATCAGGACTTGGCGCAGGTGCACGGTAAACCGCAACCGGCCGTGGCCCTGACCCGCGCCTGA
- the pbpG gene encoding D-alanyl-D-alanine endopeptidase, protein MKTSLSILSLLLLLTGTATLPSTAAAQPPAQVQRDPSKLHLASGSALLIDLNTNQELYSSHADRVVPIASVTKLMTAMVVLDAKLPMDEMLTMTIANNPEMKGVYSRVRLGSQLDRRETLLITLMSSENRAANSLANAYPGGYPAFIKAMNAKARSLGMAHTRYVEPTGLSTQNVSTARDLAKLLMASRKYPMLSDLSTTREKTVAFRKPNYTLGFRNTDHLVNKSNWDIKLTKTGFTNEAGHCLVLLTRMDNRPVAMVILDAFGKYTHFADASRMRQWLETGAAKPAPAVAMQYKSERQNKGRIASE, encoded by the coding sequence GTGAAAACATCCCTGTCCATCCTCAGCCTGCTGCTGTTGCTCACAGGTACCGCGACCCTTCCGTCGACTGCTGCTGCACAACCCCCGGCCCAAGTCCAACGTGACCCGTCCAAGCTGCATCTGGCTTCAGGCAGCGCGCTGCTGATCGACCTGAATACCAACCAGGAGTTGTATTCGAGCCACGCCGACCGCGTGGTGCCGATCGCCTCGGTCACCAAGCTGATGACAGCGATGGTGGTACTGGATGCCAAGCTGCCCATGGATGAAATGCTCACCATGACCATCGCCAACAACCCGGAAATGAAAGGCGTGTATTCCCGCGTGCGCCTGGGCAGCCAACTCGACCGCCGCGAGACCCTGCTGATTACCCTGATGTCGTCGGAAAACCGTGCGGCCAACAGCCTGGCCAACGCCTACCCCGGCGGCTACCCGGCGTTCATCAAGGCAATGAATGCCAAGGCCCGCAGCCTGGGCATGGCACATACTCGCTACGTTGAGCCGACCGGCCTGTCGACGCAGAACGTGTCCACCGCACGCGACCTGGCCAAACTGCTGATGGCCTCGCGCAAGTACCCGATGCTGAGCGACCTGTCGACCACCCGTGAAAAGACCGTGGCCTTCCGCAAGCCCAACTACACCCTGGGCTTCCGTAACACTGACCACCTGGTGAACAAGAGCAACTGGGACATCAAGCTGACCAAGACCGGGTTCACCAACGAAGCCGGGCACTGCCTGGTGCTGCTGACCCGCATGGACAACCGCCCGGTGGCCATGGTCATCCTCGATGCTTTCGGCAAGTACACCCACTTTGCCGATGCCAGCCGCATGCGCCAGTGGCTGGAGACCGGCGCAGCCAAGCCGGCACCGGCAGTGGCCATGCAGTACAAGAGCGAGCGGCAGAACAAGGGGCGCATAGCGTCCGAATAA